TCTTCGTAAGTTAGTTTTTCTGCAGCATCTATTTTATCTTCTAAGTATCTAGGGTTGGGGATGCTTTTATCGAAGCAATTGGAGAACAAGTGACAGTTCATCTGGTCGAAAGAAATTTCTGGCGAAGAGAATTTCTTAATGTAAGCTTTCTGCATAGCTTGAAATCCTTCCCTAGTTAAGCCATATTCTTCCAAATTCTCCGTCACTTGATTTAGAAAAATTTTTGTTCGATCCAATAAATCATCAGGAGAGTGATTTTCTGATTGTATAAAGAAAATTACCAACGGCTCCGTGTTAATTTCTCTGTAAAGAGCAGAAACAACATAGCCTGTTTGTTGTTGTGTTCGTAATTCTTTGAAGTAGATATTCTTTAGCCATGGTATCAGCATTTCTGTTGCTACAGTATTGTCTATGGAAGATTCTATGTAAGGATTTTGCAATACGAAAAGCATAGCGTTGGCTGGTAGAGGATAAGAGAAATCTAGAACTCTAGGAATGCCTGTTTTATTCAAACGAAGAGCTTGGTCCGTGATGGAGAAGGTTTTTGATTTTTCAGAGAAGTGTTCGAAGATCGAAGAAATATATGCGCGCTCTTCAATGGAAAGGTTTCCAAAGACCATGCTTTCCAAGAAAATATCATCGTAAACTCGACGTTGAAAATTCTTATAGTCTTCAAACGAAACTTCTTGGCAAGCCTTTAATTTCTCTTGATTAGAACAGAAATTAGTTACTGATTGCGAATACAAATAGTCTATTCCAGAAAGGATGGGACATGCTGCTATCGCTGCTTCAGATTCATCAGAAATGGTAGAGAGGTAATATTGAAATTTCTTTTTATTAACCTCTACATTGCGTAAGGAAAATAGGATCTTTTGTAGAACTAAAGGAAGGTTTTCTGTGTAACCAAAGAGTTCTATATCAATGCCTGTTCTTGAAGCCGCTATAGAGCTTTCTATTCCCGCTGCTTCAGCCTGGTAAGTGACATGCCTGATAGCGTTTTTGACTGCTAAACAATAGATCTTTGCGAGCACGGATTGTTTGGCGTCATCTCCTTTTAATAGGGGAGTTTTGATTCTTAAATAACAAGCAGCTTTCGGCGTGGTGTAATAGTTATCCTGACAATAGAACGATTGCATTTTGCTCGAAGTGTGCTCTGGAGTTACAGAGAAGGGATATCCCTCAGAAATAGGTTCTGTTAGAGGAAAGTTTTCTATGTGAGCGGGAATGAATAAGTTTTTACTAGGCAATTTCAGTTCATTGTGTATTTCCAGATTATTGAGAGATTTTTTACAGCTTTCAGTAAAAGGGACTTCATAAATAACTAGCTCTGGAAAAATGATGTCCTGCTGAGTGGAAATAGATTTAGATAACAGAGGGTCGGAAGAAGCTTCTTTATTGGAAAGAATATCTGGAGTGGAAAGAATATAGCGAGCAGCGGAGGGATTACATAATTTGCTTAAGCAATGTTTTTCCTCGTTTTTAGAGAAAGGTAAGGGAGATATGGAGCGATGAGGGTATGTGGAGACATCTTCTCTTAAAAGGCGTTCAGATTCAATGCAAAGCAAGTCAAAAAGAGGCTCCTTTGAACGGAAGCAGTAATTGATTTCTCTCATGCGAACCGATTCTTTAAAGCAGTGAGGAGGGATTCCTTTGTCTTTAAGAAGCTTCAATGTTTGGAAAAGTCTTGTGATAATGGTTTCGTAATTTTCCGCGCCCTTCTGTGTTAAACGAAAATCAATGTCCATGATGGCAGATTTCCCAGAACATCTGAAGAAATTTGCTTGAGTGGAAATGATGAGATCTTCTTTAAACAAAGTATCTTGGAGACTTCCTTTTTCTTTGCTGGATAGTATTCGAGCTATTAAGTTTCCACAGGTAGGGGAGATGTTATCTTTATCAGAGAAATGCCAGTGAATGTTTAAGTAACGTTTGGATTGAATAGCTTTGGTAACAAAGATAGTTAAGGGATAAGTTAGGGAATGCTTGTCGTCTATTTTGTTGGGCTTGTATCGATTAGAAATAGGGATCCAAGAGAATGCTTTGGCAACGCTTTTTATTGAATCTTCTATAGAAGCTGACGTGTATACCAGAGCACGCATGTTTTCCGGAGAGTAATGTTG
This is a stretch of genomic DNA from Chlamydiifrater phoenicopteri. It encodes these proteins:
- a CDS encoding insulinase family protein; protein product: MRKTCTITFLSFLLNLFSPYCQASPVKASFRQLESLDCEELYDIRIVPDRCFLKTLTPAFKDQQVLKFICANGLPVVVVSDPSLPTSGACLVVGSGSSEDPLEFPGLAHFTEHSIFLGNRKYPQPEEFSSFLSKNGGKYNAFTFPHKTVYLFSVNNSAFFETLDRFTSMFTYPLFAQEYLDKEKNAVQQEFARNTLLDERRIQRISEIIAPQDHVFHRFHCGNLETLAPVKEKNIQRWYAQHYSPENMRALVYTSASIEDSIKSVAKAFSWIPISNRYKPNKIDDKHSLTYPLTIFVTKAIQSKRYLNIHWHFSDKDNISPTCGNLIARILSSKEKGSLQDTLFKEDLIISTQANFFRCSGKSAIMDIDFRLTQKGAENYETIITRLFQTLKLLKDKGIPPHCFKESVRMREINYCFRSKEPLFDLLCIESERLLREDVSTYPHRSISPLPFSKNEEKHCLSKLCNPSAARYILSTPDILSNKEASSDPLLSKSISTQQDIIFPELVIYEVPFTESCKKSLNNLEIHNELKLPSKNLFIPAHIENFPLTEPISEGYPFSVTPEHTSSKMQSFYCQDNYYTTPKAACYLRIKTPLLKGDDAKQSVLAKIYCLAVKNAIRHVTYQAEAAGIESSIAASRTGIDIELFGYTENLPLVLQKILFSLRNVEVNKKKFQYYLSTISDESEAAIAACPILSGIDYLYSQSVTNFCSNQEKLKACQEVSFEDYKNFQRRVYDDIFLESMVFGNLSIEERAYISSIFEHFSEKSKTFSITDQALRLNKTGIPRVLDFSYPLPANAMLFVLQNPYIESSIDNTVATEMLIPWLKNIYFKELRTQQQTGYVVSALYREINTEPLVIFFIQSENHSPDDLLDRTKIFLNQVTENLEEYGLTREGFQAMQKAYIKKFSSPEISFDQMNCHLFSNCFDKSIPNPRYLEDKIDAAEKLTYEECIEYCKDLLRNNKNSVSVRILGRE